A window of Brevinema andersonii genomic DNA:
ATGCGCTGTGTACCTAATATGCATATTCTTCTACCGTGCGATGAAAATGATGTCAGAGCTGCTCTGCGTTATGCTGCATGGCATAATGGTATGTATTATATTCGAGTTTCTAGGGAACCTGTACCTTTGATTTATCGCGATGAAGAAGATAGTAATTTTGATATTTCTAATAAACTTATTACTTCGACCGGTAATGATATTGCATTGTTGTTTGATGGCTCAACCTTAGAACAGGCACTTGATAGTGTTGAAGAGTTAAGTCGACAGGGCATTGGGGTTCAATTGATCCATGTGCGATCATTGAAACCTTTAGATATACAGCATCTGGATCAGCTTCCTGAGCAGGTTAAAGCTGTTATTACATTAGAAAATCATAGTGTGATTGGTGGCTTAGGGAGCGCTATTGCGGAATATTTTGCATCCCGTTGTTTTCCTGTGGGTATTGTAGGTGTTCCTGATACGTTTACGGAATCAGGTAAA
This region includes:
- a CDS encoding transketolase family protein, producing the protein MVQIHGKTAPRAVIGSTLAGIYKEQKNIIVIDNDLGSSTSALDFHKTAPNHFWELGIGEQSSLSAASGLALEGFIPFYVNFAIFATGTVWTQIRQAAYARLNIKIAATHPGLDAGPDGASHQATQDMALMRCVPNMHILLPCDENDVRAALRYAAWHNGMYYIRVSREPVPLIYRDEEDSNFDISNKLITSTGNDIALLFDGSTLEQALDSVEELSRQGIGVQLIHVRSLKPLDIQHLDQLPEQVKAVITLENHSVIGGLGSAIAEYFASRCFPVGIVGVPDTFTESGKSTELKEKYGVSVWAVVDKAKTLLGGH